In one Parageobacillus genomosp. 1 genomic region, the following are encoded:
- a CDS encoding YpoC family protein yields MKAVQVPNEFAHPLFFREGEVLEAKEELAFPQMMKTVPFYYDITARKPLPWDHIEQSIPAVLQLWNEEKATLEHCFARRDRRAARQPMIRGLSYLLSCLFWLNGKRVSNVRHWQEEIRALPVIPVNCLERLQFIFDRCDVYHSFIQLCELFEETAKLAYKQIAINKRMTR; encoded by the coding sequence ATGAAAGCAGTGCAGGTGCCAAATGAATTTGCCCACCCGTTGTTTTTTCGCGAGGGAGAAGTGCTCGAAGCCAAAGAAGAACTGGCTTTTCCGCAGATGATGAAAACCGTGCCCTTTTATTATGACATAACGGCGCGCAAGCCGCTTCCATGGGATCATATCGAGCAATCGATTCCGGCGGTGCTGCAATTATGGAACGAGGAAAAAGCAACATTGGAACATTGCTTTGCCAGACGCGACCGCCGCGCCGCCCGTCAGCCGATGATCCGCGGACTTTCCTATTTGCTTTCTTGTTTGTTTTGGCTTAACGGAAAGAGAGTAAGCAATGTGCGGCATTGGCAAGAAGAAATCCGTGCCTTGCCGGTTATACCGGTAAACTGTTTAGAACGGCTGCAGTTTATTTTTGACCGCTGCGATGTATATCATTCGTTTATTCAACTGTGTGAACTGTTTGAAGAAACGGCGAAGTTGGCATACAAACAAATAGCGATAAACAAAAGGATGACTCGGTAA
- the asnS gene encoding asparagine--tRNA ligase, giving the protein MKTTIAEVKNYVGQEVTIGAWLANKRSSGKIAFLQLRDGTGFIQGVVEKSKVTEEVFQIAKSITQETSLYVTGTVRVDERSPFGYELSVTNLEIIHEAVDYPITPKEHGVEFLMDHRHLWLRSRRQHAIMKIRNEVIRATYEFFNDRGFVKIDPPILTGSAPEGTTELFHTKYFDEDAYLSQSGQLYMEAAAMALGKVFSFGPTFRAEKSKTRRHLIEFWMVEPEMAFYEFEDNLKLQEEYVSYIVQSVLKHCELELKRLERDTTKLEPIKPPFPRITYDEAIQLLHEKGFNDIQWGDDFGAPHETAIAESFDKPVFITHYPTSLKPFYMQPDPNRPEVVLCADLIAPEGYGEIIGGSERIHDYELLKQRLEEHHLPLDAYKWYLELRQYGSVPHSGFGLGLERTVAWICGVEHVRETIPFPRLLNRLYP; this is encoded by the coding sequence GTGAAAACGACGATTGCAGAAGTAAAAAATTATGTTGGACAAGAAGTCACGATCGGCGCTTGGCTGGCTAACAAGCGTTCGAGCGGCAAAATCGCCTTTTTGCAGTTGCGCGATGGAACCGGCTTTATTCAAGGCGTTGTCGAAAAATCAAAAGTAACGGAAGAGGTTTTTCAAATCGCCAAATCGATTACCCAAGAAACATCGCTATACGTAACAGGAACGGTGCGTGTCGACGAACGTTCTCCGTTTGGGTATGAACTTTCAGTGACCAATTTAGAAATTATTCATGAGGCTGTTGATTATCCGATTACCCCAAAAGAGCACGGCGTAGAGTTTTTAATGGATCATCGTCATCTTTGGCTGCGCTCGCGCCGCCAGCATGCGATTATGAAAATCCGCAATGAAGTAATTCGCGCTACGTATGAATTTTTTAATGATCGCGGCTTTGTGAAAATCGACCCGCCGATTTTAACCGGCAGCGCGCCGGAAGGAACAACCGAGCTGTTCCATACGAAATATTTTGATGAAGATGCGTATTTGTCGCAAAGTGGTCAGCTGTATATGGAAGCGGCGGCGATGGCGCTCGGCAAAGTATTTTCCTTTGGCCCGACGTTCCGCGCCGAAAAATCAAAAACGCGCCGTCATTTAATTGAGTTTTGGATGGTTGAACCGGAAATGGCGTTTTACGAATTTGAAGATAATCTCAAACTGCAAGAGGAATACGTATCATATATCGTTCAATCTGTTTTGAAACATTGCGAGCTGGAGTTAAAACGGCTAGAACGCGACACGACGAAACTCGAGCCGATCAAGCCGCCGTTCCCGCGCATCACGTATGATGAAGCGATTCAACTGTTGCATGAAAAAGGGTTTAACGACATTCAGTGGGGCGACGATTTTGGTGCACCTCATGAAACAGCGATTGCCGAAAGCTTCGATAAGCCTGTATTTATTACGCATTATCCGACGAGCTTAAAGCCGTTTTATATGCAGCCGGATCCAAACCGTCCGGAAGTCGTATTATGCGCGGATTTAATTGCCCCGGAAGGATACGGAGAAATTATCGGCGGTTCCGAGCGGATTCACGATTATGAATTGTTAAAACAGCGCCTCGAAGAGCATCACCTGCCGCTGGATGCGTACAAATGGTATTTAGAGCTGCGGCAATACGGTTCCGTGCCGCATTCTGGATTCGGCCTTGGACTTGAACGCACGGTCGCCTGGATTTGCGGCGTCGAACACGTTCGCGAAACGATTCCGTTTCCGCGTTTGCTCAATCGCCTTTATCCATAA
- a CDS encoding YpmA family protein: protein MESKIEVLATVKIQHSDDLYKIVDCLNRTLKRNNFMFGLALDENDKSKAVFTIYRT from the coding sequence ATGGAAAGTAAAATCGAAGTGCTCGCTACCGTCAAAATTCAACATTCGGACGATTTGTACAAAATCGTCGATTGCTTAAACCGGACGTTAAAGCGCAATAATTTTATGTTTGGGCTTGCTTTAGATGAAAACGATAAAAGCAAGGCAGTTTTTACGATCTATCGTACGTAG
- the nth gene encoding endonuclease III yields MLTKQQIRYCLDKMGEMFPNAHCELVHRNPFELLIAVVLSAQCTDALVNKVTKHLFEKYKTPEDYVAVPLEELEQDIRSIGLYRNKAKNIQKLCVMLIEKYNGEVPKDRDELMKLPGVGRKTANVVVSVAFGIPAIAVDTHVERVSKRLGFCRWNDSVLEVEKTLMKKIPKEEWSITHHRMIFFGRYHCKAQSPQCHVCPLLDLCREGKKRMRKRDESSAGAK; encoded by the coding sequence GTGCTGACGAAACAGCAAATTCGCTACTGTTTAGATAAGATGGGGGAAATGTTTCCGAACGCGCATTGCGAGCTCGTGCACCGCAACCCGTTTGAACTGTTAATCGCTGTTGTTTTATCCGCGCAATGCACCGACGCCTTAGTCAATAAAGTGACGAAGCATTTATTTGAGAAGTATAAGACTCCCGAAGATTATGTTGCAGTGCCGCTCGAGGAGCTAGAGCAAGATATTCGTTCGATCGGTTTGTACCGCAACAAAGCGAAAAATATTCAAAAGTTATGCGTGATGTTAATCGAGAAATATAACGGCGAGGTGCCAAAAGACCGCGATGAGCTGATGAAACTGCCGGGAGTAGGCCGGAAAACGGCAAATGTAGTCGTTTCGGTCGCTTTCGGCATCCCAGCCATCGCCGTCGATACACATGTTGAGCGCGTCAGCAAGCGCCTCGGTTTTTGCCGCTGGAACGATTCCGTCTTGGAGGTCGAAAAAACGTTAATGAAAAAAATTCCGAAAGAAGAATGGTCCATTACCCATCATCGCATGATTTTCTTCGGCCGTTATCATTGCAAAGCGCAGTCGCCGCAATGCCATGTTTGTCCGCTTCTTGATTTATGCCGGGAAGGGAAAAAGAGAATGCGAAAGAGGGATGAAAGCAGTGCAGGTGCCAAATGA
- the recU gene encoding Holliday junction resolvase RecU, translating to MVFKYPGGRIYGTNETKKSVRPFQAHYGNRGMTLEEDLNATNEYYREQGIAVIHKKPTPIQIVHVDYPKRSAAVIKEAYFKQASTTDYNGVYRGKYIDFEAKETKNKTSFPLKNFHEHQIHHMEQVMQHGGICFVILRFTTLNEVYLLDAHHLIAYWQKQQAGGRKSIPKRDIEQYGHYITLGYQPRIDYISVVEKVYFSH from the coding sequence ATGGTGTTCAAATATCCTGGCGGAAGGATATATGGGACAAACGAAACGAAGAAATCCGTCCGTCCCTTTCAAGCCCATTACGGAAATCGGGGGATGACGCTCGAAGAAGATTTGAACGCAACGAATGAATATTATCGGGAACAAGGGATCGCTGTCATTCATAAAAAGCCGACACCGATACAAATCGTTCATGTCGACTATCCGAAACGAAGCGCCGCCGTGATTAAAGAAGCGTATTTTAAACAAGCTTCCACCACCGACTACAACGGCGTATACCGCGGCAAATATATTGACTTTGAAGCAAAAGAAACGAAGAATAAAACATCGTTTCCATTAAAAAATTTTCATGAACACCAAATTCATCATATGGAGCAAGTGATGCAGCACGGCGGAATTTGCTTTGTTATTTTACGGTTTACCACACTGAATGAAGTGTATCTTCTCGATGCGCATCATTTAATTGCTTACTGGCAAAAACAGCAGGCGGGCGGAAGAAAATCGATTCCGAAACGAGACATCGAACAGTATGGCCATTACATTACACTTGGCTACCAACCGAGAATTGATTATATTAGTGTAGTAGAAAAAGTTTACTTTTCTCATTGA
- a CDS encoding transglycosylase domain-containing protein, with amino-acid sequence MSGEYRSRVERKQAAKQTKPKKAKKQKGGSLFKKLIIAVLLLMMVGMVSGIATFAYFLKDAPPLDEAKIKDPMSSTVYDMDGHKVAELGGYKRTYISYKDIPKVLEEAVLATEDARFYEHHGVDLIRLGGAVVANIKEGFGAEGGSTITQQVVKLTFLSPEKTLKRKAQELWLSLRLEQKYSKHEILEMYLNKIYYSDNIYGVARAAEYYFGKTNLKDLTLPEAALLAGMPQSPNNYNPYDHPEAAKKRRDVVLSLMAKHGFITKEEAEKAKQVPIKSMLVERKKHQNSVPYDAFIDEVIKEVTDQANVNVFEDGLKIYTTLDQDAQKHVEELLNSDTLFTNKKDLQSGIALIDTKTGEIRALGGGRHRENVKFGFNYAIQPVGQPGSSIKPILDYGPAIEYLKWSTAHQIVDEPYTYSNGRPIRNADRRYLGPITMRYALALSRNIPALKALQAVGKERALEFANRLGMGFDKVEEAYAIGGLENRVSPLQMAGAYSAFGNNGVYIKPHAVTKIVFLDGTEMTLKPKPKQVMKDYTAYMITDMLKSVVQYGTGTAANVPGLHIAGKTGTTNYPAEVARQYGLSDRAVPDSWFVGYTPNYTAAVWTGFSKRSSTADLSPWEQRISKLLFKQVISHVDDGGSDFKMPNSVVKLAVKKGTNPPKLASKYTPSSEVIYECFVRGTEPTEVAKDEPETLPSVTDLQATYDQGTNAISVSWKYSDKHDNTFFEVHIKTDQGATNVMTTKDETIAFANPTPGAVYTIAVYVKEEELTSKPAITSVQIPGGEQNEQWGNGTSPTDGTNQNGNGQQQPNENNNGTDQNPNNNNNGGNNNGNNGGNNGGNNGGNNNGNNNGNNGGNNNGGTVPTTPPSTNNNGANNGNNQTRSVFGTNMQRSDAEN; translated from the coding sequence ATGTCTGGTGAATATCGTTCTCGTGTGGAACGAAAACAAGCTGCAAAGCAGACAAAACCAAAGAAAGCGAAAAAGCAAAAGGGCGGATCGCTTTTTAAAAAATTAATTATTGCTGTTTTGCTGTTGATGATGGTAGGAATGGTTAGCGGAATTGCTACATTTGCCTATTTTCTGAAAGATGCGCCGCCGCTTGATGAAGCGAAAATTAAAGATCCGATGTCGTCCACTGTCTATGACATGGACGGTCATAAAGTGGCAGAACTTGGCGGCTATAAACGCACATATATTTCTTATAAAGACATTCCAAAAGTGTTAGAAGAAGCTGTGTTGGCCACAGAAGACGCGCGTTTTTACGAGCATCACGGCGTCGACTTGATCCGGCTTGGCGGAGCGGTTGTCGCCAACATCAAAGAAGGTTTTGGCGCAGAAGGTGGGAGCACGATTACCCAACAGGTCGTGAAACTTACTTTTCTGTCGCCAGAAAAAACGTTAAAACGAAAAGCACAAGAGCTTTGGCTTTCGCTGCGTTTGGAGCAAAAATATTCGAAGCATGAAATTTTAGAAATGTATTTAAACAAAATTTATTATTCCGACAACATTTATGGTGTCGCTAGAGCGGCAGAATATTATTTCGGGAAAACCAATTTAAAAGATTTGACTCTTCCAGAAGCGGCGCTGCTCGCCGGGATGCCGCAAAGTCCAAACAACTACAACCCGTATGATCATCCGGAAGCAGCGAAAAAACGCCGCGATGTCGTGCTGTCGCTTATGGCAAAACATGGCTTTATCACAAAAGAAGAGGCAGAAAAAGCAAAACAAGTTCCGATTAAATCGATGCTGGTTGAACGGAAAAAGCATCAAAATTCCGTTCCGTACGACGCATTTATCGATGAAGTGATCAAGGAAGTCACCGATCAAGCGAACGTCAACGTCTTTGAAGACGGACTAAAAATTTATACAACATTAGATCAGGATGCGCAAAAACATGTAGAAGAGCTATTAAATTCAGATACGCTATTTACTAATAAAAAAGATTTGCAGTCAGGCATTGCCCTAATAGATACAAAGACAGGAGAAATTCGCGCGCTCGGCGGCGGACGCCATCGGGAAAACGTGAAGTTTGGGTTTAACTATGCTATTCAACCAGTCGGCCAGCCTGGATCGTCCATTAAGCCGATTTTGGATTACGGCCCGGCCATTGAATATTTAAAATGGTCGACCGCTCATCAAATTGTCGACGAACCATACACTTACTCGAACGGGCGACCGATTCGCAACGCCGACAGAAGATACTTAGGACCGATTACGATGCGCTATGCGTTGGCACTATCGCGCAACATTCCAGCTTTAAAAGCGCTCCAAGCCGTTGGCAAAGAACGTGCGCTAGAATTCGCCAACCGACTCGGCATGGGCTTTGACAAAGTCGAAGAAGCGTATGCCATCGGCGGCCTCGAAAACCGCGTTTCCCCGCTGCAAATGGCTGGGGCATACAGCGCTTTTGGCAATAACGGTGTTTACATTAAACCGCATGCCGTCACAAAAATCGTCTTCCTGGACGGCACGGAAATGACCTTAAAACCAAAGCCAAAGCAGGTAATGAAAGATTATACGGCTTACATGATTACCGATATGCTAAAATCGGTCGTCCAATATGGAACAGGAACGGCGGCTAACGTCCCGGGACTCCATATTGCCGGCAAAACGGGAACGACCAACTATCCGGCTGAAGTGGCAAGACAATACGGCCTCTCGGATCGCGCCGTGCCGGACAGCTGGTTTGTCGGCTACACGCCAAACTATACAGCCGCTGTATGGACCGGCTTTAGCAAACGAAGTAGCACCGCCGATTTATCACCATGGGAACAGCGCATTTCAAAACTGCTGTTTAAACAAGTCATTTCTCATGTCGATGACGGCGGCAGCGACTTTAAAATGCCAAATAGCGTGGTGAAACTGGCGGTTAAAAAAGGTACAAACCCGCCGAAATTGGCAAGCAAATACACGCCGTCAAGCGAAGTTATATACGAATGCTTCGTCCGTGGTACGGAACCGACTGAAGTGGCGAAAGATGAACCAGAAACGTTGCCGTCCGTGACGGATTTGCAGGCAACATACGACCAAGGAACAAATGCCATTTCCGTTTCGTGGAAATACAGTGATAAACATGACAACACCTTTTTTGAAGTGCACATTAAAACCGACCAAGGCGCAACGAATGTCATGACGACGAAAGATGAAACGATTGCGTTCGCTAACCCAACTCCAGGTGCTGTATATACGATTGCTGTCTACGTTAAAGAAGAGGAATTGACAAGCAAGCCGGCGATAACAAGCGTGCAGATTCCAGGTGGAGAACAAAATGAACAATGGGGAAATGGCACTTCTCCTACGGATGGGACAAATCAAAACGGAAATGGTCAACAGCAGCCGAATGAAAACAATAACGGCACCGATCAAAATCCTAACAACAATAACAACGGTGGCAACAATAATGGCAATAATGGCGGCAACAACGGCGGTAACAATGGTGGAAACAATAACGGCAACAATAATGGTAACAATGGCGGTAACAATAATGGTGGCACGGTGCCAACTACACCGCCGTCAACAAATAATAATGGAGCAAACAATGGAAATAACCAAACGAGAAGTGTGTTCGGAACCAATATGCAGCGCTCTGATGCGGAAAATTAA
- a CDS encoding DUF5590 domain-containing protein yields MKKWMILLFIFLCLAIWQAVSVYQDALWQKRSMEAKALERAKEKVAFTKIDRTYTYHGNEAYIVFVGKTKQGKKYVVWVPEKKGKIVIKRAESGLTEAEAIAALKAERKPKKIISAKLGMEKGVPLWELTYIDQYGRYSFYYMSFTDGTFLKRYSFQQ; encoded by the coding sequence ATGAAAAAATGGATGATTTTGCTTTTTATTTTTTTGTGTCTCGCTATTTGGCAGGCAGTTTCCGTTTATCAAGATGCGCTTTGGCAAAAGCGGTCCATGGAAGCGAAAGCGCTCGAGCGAGCTAAAGAAAAAGTCGCTTTTACAAAGATTGACCGTACTTATACATACCATGGGAACGAGGCGTATATCGTTTTCGTCGGCAAGACGAAACAAGGGAAAAAATATGTCGTCTGGGTTCCGGAAAAAAAAGGAAAGATCGTCATCAAACGGGCGGAAAGCGGCCTTACGGAAGCGGAGGCGATCGCCGCATTAAAGGCGGAGCGCAAGCCGAAAAAAATTATTTCCGCCAAGCTTGGCATGGAAAAGGGAGTGCCTCTTTGGGAGTTAACATATATCGATCAATACGGCCGTTATTCATTTTATTATATGAGTTTTACGGACGGAACATTTCTCAAGAGGTACAGTTTTCAACAATGA
- a CDS encoding YppG family protein, with protein MYRYPRPFSTPFSAPAPYHHVWHPYQPYSYAPSLPIHWPVPHQGHPAAASYPTPYPKPGPLLAAQPPGIQSLMAHFKKPDGTYDINKMMNTIGQMVNTVNQVNGVLKGLISTFKK; from the coding sequence ATGTATAGGTATCCGCGCCCGTTTTCTACACCGTTTTCTGCTCCTGCGCCATATCACCATGTATGGCATCCGTATCAGCCATATTCCTATGCTCCATCGCTGCCAATCCATTGGCCCGTCCCGCATCAAGGACATCCCGCTGCCGCTTCGTATCCAACGCCATACCCAAAACCAGGCCCGTTGTTGGCAGCGCAGCCGCCTGGTATTCAATCATTAATGGCGCATTTTAAAAAACCAGACGGCACATACGATATCAATAAAATGATGAACACGATAGGGCAAATGGTGAACACTGTCAACCAAGTAAACGGAGTGCTGAAAGGATTAATTAGCACCTTTAAAAAATAA
- a CDS encoding pyridoxal phosphate-dependent aminotransferase, translated as MKLAKRVASLTPSATLAITAKAKELKAAGYDVIGLGAGEPDFNTPQHIIDAAVKAMNEGHTKYTPTGGLPALKAEIIKKFEKDQQLCYEPSEIMVCVGAKYALYTLFQVILDEGDEVIIPTPYWVSYPEQVKLAGGVPVYVEGLEENQFKITPEQLKAAITERTKAVVINSPSNPTGMIYTEEELKALGEVCLEHDILIVSDEIYEKLVYGNAKHVSIAQLSPELKAQTIIINGLSKSHSMTGWRIGYAAGNKEIIKAMTDLASHSTSNPTSIAQYAAIAAYSGPQEPVEEMRQAFEERLNIIYEKLVQIPGFACVKPQGAFYLFPNAREAAQMAGYNTVDEFVAALLEEAKVALVPGSGFGAPDNVRLSYATSLDVLEKAVERIKQFMENKLQRA; from the coding sequence ATGAAATTAGCAAAACGAGTTGCTTCACTCACACCATCGGCGACATTGGCGATTACGGCAAAAGCGAAAGAACTAAAGGCAGCCGGTTATGACGTCATCGGCCTTGGCGCGGGTGAGCCAGATTTTAACACGCCGCAGCATATTATCGACGCAGCGGTAAAGGCGATGAATGAAGGGCATACGAAATATACACCAACAGGAGGCCTGCCAGCTCTAAAGGCGGAAATTATTAAGAAATTCGAAAAAGACCAGCAGCTTTGTTATGAGCCGTCAGAAATTATGGTTTGCGTCGGAGCAAAATACGCGTTGTATACATTGTTTCAAGTTATTTTAGACGAAGGGGATGAAGTGATCATCCCGACGCCGTATTGGGTCAGCTATCCGGAGCAAGTCAAGCTTGCCGGCGGCGTTCCCGTTTACGTCGAGGGGCTGGAAGAAAATCAATTTAAAATCACGCCGGAACAGTTAAAAGCGGCTATTACGGAGCGGACAAAAGCGGTGGTCATCAACTCGCCAAGCAATCCGACGGGAATGATTTATACGGAAGAGGAGCTGAAAGCGCTCGGCGAAGTTTGCCTAGAACATGACATTTTGATCGTATCCGACGAAATTTATGAGAAATTGGTGTACGGAAACGCCAAACACGTATCGATCGCGCAATTGTCGCCGGAGTTAAAAGCGCAAACGATCATCATTAATGGTTTGTCCAAATCGCATTCAATGACGGGATGGCGGATTGGCTATGCGGCCGGAAACAAAGAAATTATCAAGGCGATGACCGACCTTGCCAGCCACAGCACGTCCAACCCGACATCGATTGCCCAATACGCAGCGATTGCCGCATACAGTGGTCCGCAAGAGCCGGTTGAAGAAATGCGCCAAGCGTTTGAAGAGCGGCTGAACATTATTTATGAGAAACTCGTGCAAATTCCGGGATTTGCTTGCGTGAAACCGCAAGGGGCATTTTATTTGTTCCCGAACGCGCGCGAGGCGGCGCAAATGGCGGGCTACAATACGGTAGACGAATTTGTTGCCGCACTGTTGGAAGAGGCGAAGGTAGCGCTTGTTCCTGGATCGGGATTCGGCGCTCCAGACAATGTCCGCTTGTCATATGCCACTTCGCTCGATGTATTGGAAAAAGCAGTCGAACGCATCAAACAATTTATGGAAAACAAACTGCAGCGTGCATAA
- a CDS encoding sigma-G-dependent sporulation-specific acid-soluble spore protein CsgA, which yields MEKTLAYLREILSNYLEYHDDTPRRIYKKLLSKTYKSEGEFVRDLSEEESAFLDRILPHEIRYAMDERDFERVYQLNEVYELLI from the coding sequence ATGGAGAAGACGCTGGCGTATTTACGGGAAATTTTATCCAACTATTTGGAATATCACGATGACACCCCTCGGCGCATTTATAAAAAGCTGCTGAGCAAAACGTATAAAAGCGAAGGGGAATTTGTTCGCGACCTTTCGGAAGAAGAAAGCGCGTTTTTAGACCGCATTTTGCCTCATGAAATCCGCTACGCGATGGATGAACGCGATTTTGAACGAGTATATCAGCTGAATGAAGTGTATGAACTGCTAATTTAA
- a CDS encoding YppF family protein, with product MNMAELKNKFIAVKNYEPAHVNELLDFARHMYLRGEITIAQYRDLARELELAGADKPDYKGEYVG from the coding sequence ATGAACATGGCGGAATTAAAAAACAAATTTATTGCTGTAAAAAACTACGAACCAGCTCATGTGAATGAGTTACTCGATTTCGCGCGCCACATGTATTTGCGCGGGGAAATCACCATCGCTCAGTACCGCGACCTTGCCCGCGAGCTCGAACTTGCCGGCGCTGATAAACCGGACTATAAAGGCGAATATGTTGGCTGA
- a CDS encoding YppE family protein, translating to MERPLKMLTEQLLDYNQKILEISRQAHERKQEPDFFAEVKPFADQVKQALDEWKEMAISWVKKARPKHIHEIQIETVGENIEKISVEAFYPSASERRIKQFCRSVEYTLSLLLERLEQECHNRQ from the coding sequence GTGGAAAGACCATTAAAAATGCTAACGGAGCAATTGTTGGACTATAATCAAAAAATATTAGAAATTTCCCGGCAGGCTCATGAACGGAAACAGGAGCCTGACTTTTTTGCGGAGGTAAAGCCGTTTGCTGATCAAGTAAAACAAGCGTTGGATGAATGGAAAGAAATGGCGATTTCATGGGTAAAAAAAGCGCGGCCGAAGCATATTCATGAGATCCAAATCGAAACGGTGGGGGAAAATATCGAAAAAATAAGTGTAGAAGCGTTTTACCCATCCGCTTCCGAGCGGCGCATCAAACAATTTTGCCGGTCGGTTGAATATACGCTGTCGCTTTTATTGGAGCGTTTGGAACAAGAGTGCCACAATCGGCAATAA
- a CDS encoding DnaD domain-containing protein: MDKKKIAEWLAQGSVAVPKLLLNHYKYLGLSEGEFVLLLHMHSFIEDGVLFPTPAELAEKMTAAPSECMEMLRKLLQKGFIAIEEHTDERGIRSEKYSLQPLWEQLVQYLYTEWAKEERQDRQEEEESLYTVFEQEFGRPLSPFECETLSMWIDQDGHSPQIIKAALREAVLSGKLNFRYIDRILFEWKKNGIRTIEQAQHYGKKFRKHQQSARSTKTAVSEYKQTIPFFNWLES, translated from the coding sequence ATGGATAAAAAGAAAATAGCCGAATGGCTGGCGCAAGGAAGCGTCGCCGTTCCAAAATTATTGTTGAATCATTATAAGTATCTTGGTTTGTCGGAAGGGGAGTTCGTGCTATTATTACATATGCATTCTTTTATCGAAGACGGTGTTTTATTTCCTACTCCGGCCGAGCTGGCTGAAAAAATGACCGCTGCCCCTTCTGAATGCATGGAAATGCTCCGCAAATTGCTGCAAAAAGGATTTATTGCCATTGAGGAGCATACGGATGAACGGGGAATCCGCAGTGAAAAGTATTCGTTGCAGCCGCTTTGGGAACAGCTTGTGCAATATTTATACACCGAGTGGGCAAAAGAAGAAAGGCAAGACCGGCAAGAGGAAGAGGAAAGCTTATATACCGTGTTTGAACAAGAGTTTGGCCGGCCGCTTTCTCCGTTTGAATGTGAAACATTATCAATGTGGATTGACCAAGACGGACATAGCCCGCAGATTATTAAAGCGGCGCTTCGCGAAGCTGTGCTGTCTGGAAAATTGAATTTCCGCTACATCGACCGCATTTTATTTGAGTGGAAAAAGAATGGAATTCGTACGATCGAGCAGGCGCAACATTATGGCAAAAAATTTCGCAAACATCAGCAGTCCGCTCGATCAACGAAGACAGCGGTGAGTGAATATAAACAAACCATTCCTTTTTTTAACTGGCTGGAATCTTAG